A stretch of the Nematostella vectensis chromosome 1, jaNemVect1.1, whole genome shotgun sequence genome encodes the following:
- the LOC5502740 gene encoding pituitary tumor-transforming gene 1 protein-interacting protein has translation MAFSSKSLLLALAVFGCALVYFTAPVSGADVNCAKFTNSSCDKCTDNSACYYCKSTGVCSHYPGWTKLVPRDCPHKQWFYGQCKISGFILIILVPSLVALFLLFFGCCIYCCCCRRCSKWRKKRHDKEELKMKRKRDEMTALHSQRKTERQAKADDIRKKYGLLPSKSSGYERLDDN, from the coding sequence ATGGCATTTAGTTCAAAATCTTTGCTGCTTGCTCTGGCAGTGTTTGGGTGTGCTTTGGTTTACTTCACCGCGCCAGTGTCTGGTGCGGATGTCAACTGCGCTAAATTCACCAATTCGTCCTGTGATAAGTGCACTGATAACTCAGCCTGTTATTATTGTAAATCCACTGGTGTTTGCTCCCACTATCCTGGTTGGACCAAACTCGTCCCTCGAGATTGCCCGCATAAGCAATGGTTCTACGGTCAGTGCAAAATTTCTGGTTTCATCCTTATCATTCTCGTCCCGTCTTTGGTGGCGTTGTTTCTGTTGTTCTTCGGCTGTTGCATCTACTGTTGCTGCTGCCGTAGATGCAGCAAGTGGCGAAAGAAACGACACGACAAAGAGGAGTTGAAGATGAAGCGAAAGCGAGACGAGATGACTGCTCTGCACTCTCAACGCAAGACAGAAAGGCAGGCGAAAGCCGATGACATTCGCAAGAAGTATGGTCTACTTCCAAGCAAATCATCTGGCTACGAAAGACTCGATGATAATTGA